One Echinicola strongylocentroti DNA window includes the following coding sequences:
- a CDS encoding fibrobacter succinogenes major paralogous domain-containing protein translates to MNKPSYYYLLFLSLLAFACVQESIEEPKMGTVTFSKVAFVHFGNMSPNGRIAAESEWKHIFTESATLLITNKATGQEYTLEYDPNDFTEAYQIQLPFGEYTVFSAVEGGDFETFLPFTISGEFTLDETSLDISLQGSTEYGLVTVKKEFVQSANLDGEHELVICEHGETLYLYVKEGLSPTLTIYESFNGQALQKELDISAYNHYHHYLKLTESQGMVNFIELAIGPFEYHEEYFDVGEKPLLTVTDEEGRTYDVVKIGDQYWMAENLMSTTFCNGDELESMSWGVIPPYYASSVLSESRNICPCNWHISTDEDWHTLESYLGLPDSELYALNTERGKGTNTGYILGMDFYGFGLSYYGYMQWDQRFESGLSAYFWSASNDETGAVDTLLARNVDYGIWRNSVESWYAVPIRCVKN, encoded by the coding sequence ATGAATAAACCCAGTTACTACTACCTGTTGTTTTTAAGTCTATTGGCTTTTGCCTGCGTGCAGGAAAGCATCGAAGAACCCAAAATGGGAACGGTCACTTTCTCCAAGGTCGCTTTTGTACATTTTGGGAATATGTCGCCAAACGGCCGAATAGCGGCTGAATCCGAATGGAAGCACATCTTCACCGAATCCGCCACGCTGCTCATCACCAACAAGGCCACTGGACAGGAATATACGTTGGAGTACGATCCCAATGACTTCACGGAAGCCTATCAGATCCAGCTGCCCTTTGGAGAATATACCGTGTTCTCGGCAGTGGAAGGCGGGGACTTTGAAACCTTCTTGCCCTTCACCATTTCCGGAGAATTTACCCTTGACGAAACCAGTCTCGACATCAGCCTTCAAGGCAGCACCGAATACGGATTGGTGACCGTAAAGAAGGAATTTGTCCAATCTGCCAATCTGGATGGAGAACATGAACTGGTGATCTGCGAGCATGGAGAGACCCTTTACCTCTATGTGAAAGAAGGCCTATCGCCCACCCTGACCATCTATGAAAGCTTCAATGGACAAGCCCTGCAAAAAGAGCTGGACATTTCAGCTTACAATCATTATCACCACTACCTCAAACTGACCGAAAGTCAAGGAATGGTAAACTTCATCGAACTGGCCATTGGGCCGTTTGAATATCATGAGGAGTACTTCGATGTGGGAGAAAAACCATTGCTAACAGTGACGGATGAGGAAGGCAGAACCTATGATGTGGTCAAAATCGGCGATCAGTATTGGATGGCAGAAAACCTTATGTCTACTACTTTTTGTAATGGAGATGAACTCGAATCGATGTCCTGGGGTGTGATTCCTCCCTATTACGCTTCTTCTGTACTTTCCGAGTCCAGAAATATCTGTCCTTGCAATTGGCACATTTCAACAGATGAAGACTGGCATACCCTCGAATCCTATTTGGGTCTACCGGATAGTGAACTCTATGCACTTAACACCGAAAGAGGAAAGGGAACAAATACAGGATACATTTTAGGAATGGACTTTTATGGCTTTGGGCTTAGTTATTATGGATATATGCAATGGGATCAAAGGTTCGAATCAGGCCTTTCAGCATATTTTTGGAGTGCTTCAAACGATGAAACAGGAGCCGTCGATACACTTTTGGCAAGAAATGTCGATTATGGAATTTGGAGAAACTCAGTTGAATCGTGGTATGCGGTACCTATACGGTGTGTAAAAAATTAA
- a CDS encoding solute:sodium symporter family transporter: MNLTVLSFVGFTLFVAIYAWLKTRKENLDSEDGYFLGGRSLTGVVIAGSMIMTNISTEHLVGMNGSSYKNGFVIVAWEVTSALALIVAALYFVPRYLKMGLTTIPQYLENRFDAGIRSMVAFFLLVSFAITLLPIVLYTGAINLESLFNVSEVLGVSQEQGLWYTVLAVGGLGSIYAIFGGLKAVAVSDTINGYGLLLAGLMVPLIALFMIGDGNPLTGMEKVFEHSPEKFNVVGAKDSVLPFSTLFTGLIINQLYFWCMNQTIVQRALGAKNLKEAQKGLLYTGVLKLLVPFIIVLPGVIGYYYFGDSMYDQQDMVYPELVKKVLPVGLTGVFAAVIMGAVLSTFNSVLNSASTIFSIDIYKRLIKPSASSSHLVKAGKLSATVLAITSILAAPMVANAPEGLFQLLQQLNGIFFIPIASIMLAGFFTKWVTPLAAKVALVTGLAFYVLTTFILAIDIHFVHIWGIEFVLNVLIMFLVSHFGPKVVRSNVPSLESIIPTTRWKHARLLSAILVIITVVIYILLGNI, translated from the coding sequence ATGAACTTGACTGTTTTATCATTTGTTGGTTTTACACTTTTTGTGGCCATTTATGCATGGCTGAAAACCCGGAAAGAGAACCTCGATTCGGAAGACGGCTATTTTTTGGGAGGCAGGAGCCTTACGGGGGTCGTTATTGCAGGCTCTATGATCATGACCAATATTTCTACCGAGCACCTGGTAGGCATGAACGGTTCGTCCTATAAAAACGGTTTTGTGATTGTGGCTTGGGAAGTGACTTCTGCTTTGGCGCTGATCGTGGCGGCATTGTATTTTGTTCCCCGTTACCTTAAAATGGGCTTGACGACCATCCCCCAATACTTAGAAAATCGCTTTGACGCTGGCATAAGGTCAATGGTGGCTTTTTTCCTGTTGGTGTCCTTTGCGATCACGTTACTTCCCATCGTACTTTATACCGGAGCCATTAACCTAGAGAGCCTATTTAATGTGTCAGAAGTGTTAGGCGTAAGTCAGGAGCAAGGGCTTTGGTATACCGTTTTGGCAGTGGGCGGGCTAGGCTCCATTTATGCTATTTTTGGAGGCTTGAAAGCCGTGGCCGTATCGGATACCATCAATGGTTATGGTTTGCTCTTGGCGGGGCTTATGGTGCCTTTGATTGCGCTTTTTATGATTGGCGATGGCAATCCGCTCACGGGAATGGAAAAGGTTTTTGAACACAGTCCCGAAAAGTTTAATGTCGTGGGAGCGAAGGATTCCGTATTGCCCTTCAGCACGCTCTTTACGGGTTTGATTATCAATCAGCTGTATTTCTGGTGCATGAACCAGACCATCGTTCAGCGTGCACTTGGTGCCAAAAACCTTAAGGAGGCCCAAAAAGGGCTGCTCTACACCGGTGTTTTAAAGCTTCTCGTCCCTTTTATCATTGTGTTGCCCGGGGTGATCGGTTATTATTATTTTGGCGATAGCATGTATGATCAGCAGGACATGGTCTATCCCGAGCTGGTAAAGAAAGTGCTCCCTGTTGGGTTGACTGGTGTATTTGCTGCCGTGATCATGGGGGCGGTGCTCAGTACGTTTAACAGCGTACTGAACAGTGCCTCGACAATTTTCAGTATTGATATTTACAAAAGGCTGATCAAGCCCAGTGCCAGCTCAAGCCATTTGGTAAAAGCCGGTAAACTTTCCGCTACTGTCTTGGCCATTACCTCCATTCTGGCTGCGCCGATGGTAGCCAATGCTCCTGAAGGGTTGTTCCAACTGCTTCAGCAGCTAAATGGCATCTTCTTTATTCCGATTGCCTCGATTATGCTGGCAGGATTTTTTACCAAGTGGGTCACGCCATTGGCGGCCAAGGTAGCCTTGGTGACGGGGCTGGCTTTTTATGTGCTGACCACTTTTATTTTGGCTATTGATATCCATTTTGTCCACATTTGGGGGATAGAATTTGTGCTGAATGTCCTGATAATGTTTTTAGTGTCCCATTTTGGGCCAAAAGTGGTGAGGTCGAATGTTCCATCATTGGAATCCATTATTCCCACCACTCGATGGAAACACGCGCGTTTACTTTCTGCGATTCTAGTCATCATCACTGTGGTGATTTATATTTTACTAGGGAATATTTAA
- a CDS encoding inorganic phosphate transporter — MSELFNSLTIPFLLAMFLAVNMGGSGTAPAFSAAYGASVIRRSLIPGLFGIMVLVGALLAGKEVSLTLGKGLLDPSFFTPEATSLILLSISLSLLIANLLGVPQSTSQSTVLSIAGAATALGVFDSRQFFYVILPTWLILPVVAFGLMLVLSRWVFPLVQKKMLTSDYKQLSTHPVLKGLLIFSSLYVAFSIGANNVANAAAPIASLTANEIGGEAIENFLPIIILSVLIVAPCFAIGSSLMGHKVTKATGKGIVEPTPFHATVIAMIVASLLLYASIMQGIPTSLVQLNGAAFIALSISKDGTKTTFQKPTVRKFFLVWAVAPVFAFLMAYVLTLLFLV, encoded by the coding sequence ATGTCAGAGCTGTTTAATTCCCTTACTATTCCTTTTTTGTTGGCGATGTTTTTGGCCGTCAATATGGGAGGAAGTGGTACGGCACCGGCTTTTTCGGCGGCCTATGGGGCGAGTGTCATCCGTCGGAGCCTGATTCCTGGATTATTTGGCATTATGGTGCTGGTGGGAGCCTTGCTAGCGGGAAAGGAAGTATCTTTGACCTTGGGAAAGGGCTTGTTGGATCCTTCTTTTTTTACACCAGAAGCCACTTCTTTGATTTTGCTGTCCATTAGCCTTTCGCTTTTGATTGCCAATTTACTTGGCGTGCCCCAGTCCACCAGCCAGTCGACGGTTTTGTCCATTGCAGGTGCGGCGACAGCGTTGGGTGTTTTTGACAGTCGACAATTTTTCTATGTGATTTTGCCTACTTGGTTGATTTTACCGGTGGTCGCTTTTGGATTGATGCTGGTGCTGAGCAGATGGGTGTTTCCATTAGTCCAGAAAAAGATGCTCACTTCCGATTACAAACAATTGTCCACGCATCCAGTGCTAAAGGGCCTTTTGATTTTTTCCTCACTTTACGTAGCCTTTTCCATTGGCGCCAATAACGTGGCCAATGCCGCCGCACCGATTGCCTCACTTACTGCCAATGAAATTGGGGGTGAGGCCATCGAAAACTTCTTGCCCATTATCATTTTGTCAGTGTTGATCGTGGCGCCATGCTTTGCGATCGGGAGTTCACTGATGGGTCACAAAGTGACCAAAGCTACTGGAAAGGGCATTGTGGAGCCCACACCTTTCCATGCGACGGTGATTGCGATGATCGTGGCCAGTTTGCTGCTGTATGCCTCCATCATGCAGGGCATTCCCACCTCATTGGTGCAGCTGAATGGCGCGGCTTTTATTGCGCTGAGCATTAGTAAGGATGGCACAAAGACGACTTTCCAAAAACCTACCGTCAGAAAGTTTTTTCTGGTATGGGCGGTGGCTCCGGTTTTTGCATTCTTGATGGCTTATGTGCTGACCTTGCTGTTTTTGGTATAG
- a CDS encoding fibrobacter succinogenes major paralogous domain-containing protein yields MKNSILVYAFLVLLMNSCVQENHEEPKMGLVTFSNVVLQDFDNYSPNSRVSEVSEWNHIFKDQATLIFTDKATGNEYTLEYNPNDFSDAYQIQLPFGEYTVFSEVTGRSYDEFLPFTIEGEFDLDETSLDLTLQGTTDYGLVTVAKSPLIRAVGIGGEYDFFDLEGSPLLYIYAKKDRSTSLFIYLTDDQPFGEIGKGLTIDAYNHYHFYLKETESQGMVNFIELAIGPFEYHEDYFEIGGNEEITSVTDVDGNEYKVVKIGDQYWMAENLRATTYCDGTPLETFMPPGITMPYGFNEQPDYAFIKADRYTFENNYYYNREVARNEKNICPCNWHVSTDEDWMELERYLGTPESDLYNRRRGYDQEAADQLMALDWPDIYGEVPPELNITNSTGFTAYPNGRWIYDIDETGEGLRWNAFSSNAWWWSPKEDSLRMRSVQSGDFSVSPEEPSAIYRMGSSDGLQDGHVLSIRCVKD; encoded by the coding sequence ATGAAAAATTCAATTCTTGTTTATGCCTTCTTGGTACTTTTGATGAACAGTTGTGTGCAAGAAAACCACGAAGAACCCAAAATGGGTTTAGTGACTTTTTCAAATGTTGTTTTACAGGATTTTGATAATTACTCGCCCAATAGTAGGGTATCGGAAGTGTCAGAATGGAACCATATTTTTAAAGACCAAGCTACCCTGATATTTACCGATAAAGCCACAGGAAATGAATACACACTGGAATATAATCCCAATGACTTCTCGGATGCTTATCAAATCCAGCTGCCCTTTGGGGAATACACCGTGTTTTCGGAAGTGACTGGTAGAAGTTACGACGAATTCCTTCCGTTTACTATTGAGGGAGAGTTTGACTTAGATGAAACCAGTCTTGACCTTACACTTCAAGGAACCACCGATTATGGATTGGTAACAGTAGCAAAATCTCCTCTTATCAGAGCAGTCGGCATTGGAGGTGAGTACGATTTCTTTGACCTAGAAGGCAGTCCATTACTGTACATCTATGCCAAGAAAGACCGGTCTACCTCTCTTTTTATCTATTTGACTGATGATCAACCTTTCGGTGAAATTGGAAAAGGCCTGACAATTGACGCCTATAACCATTACCACTTTTACCTTAAAGAAACAGAAAGTCAAGGAATGGTAAACTTCATTGAACTGGCCATTGGGCCGTTTGAGTATCATGAGGACTATTTTGAGATCGGCGGGAACGAAGAAATCACCAGCGTGACCGATGTGGATGGCAACGAATACAAGGTGGTAAAAATCGGTGATCAATATTGGATGGCGGAAAATCTCCGTGCAACCACCTACTGTGACGGAACACCGTTGGAAACATTTATGCCCCCTGGCATTACTATGCCCTATGGCTTTAACGAACAGCCTGACTATGCTTTCATAAAAGCGGATAGATACACCTTCGAAAACAATTATTACTACAATCGAGAAGTAGCTAGGAATGAGAAGAATATTTGCCCATGCAATTGGCATGTATCGACAGATGAGGATTGGATGGAACTCGAGCGCTACCTAGGTACACCCGAGTCTGACCTCTATAACCGCCGAAGAGGCTACGACCAAGAAGCAGCCGACCAACTCATGGCACTGGACTGGCCTGACATCTATGGTGAAGTACCTCCCGAATTGAATATCACCAACTCCACGGGATTTACTGCTTACCCAAACGGCCGCTGGATTTATGACATTGACGAAACTGGCGAAGGACTTCGCTGGAATGCTTTTTCGTCCAATGCCTGGTGGTGGTCTCCCAAAGAAGATTCGCTAAGAATGAGAAGTGTACAATCTGGAGACTTCTCAGTGTCACCTGAAGAACCTTCCGCAATTTACCGAATGGGTAGCTCCGATGGATTACAAGATGGCCATGTGTTGAGTATCCGTTGTGTCAAGGATTAA
- a CDS encoding metallophosphoesterase family protein encodes MGSNQAFGQKNDDTKIAFLADVHLQDVYADLGKGEFKGIYHPQTDKYATIRTMKAQINSTRLFNENYFAFHEALKKVVAQGIKIVVLPGDFSDDGQPMNLKALNSILSEFSEAYGLRFYLTTGNHDPVTATRSPGGKYDFMGPGGKPQALVSDTSYLRHRLPADLPVAFSDQIAYGGYLDVLEELGAFGFYPSEEDVFWTHPFEALDYEAYSFQKAEKNAVLANRYFDASAADSLPDLSYLVEPVEGIWLLGIDANVYFPAGGTGIFKGSSVGFNLAKDHKSHQLQWINEIATEAEERGKTLISFSHYPLVEFNDGSDDLLKKTFGPNKFQLARSPLPSISTAYADAGIKVHVAGHMHINDTGIFTSENDNTLVNVQVPSLAAYPPAFKVLTFGQPGKIEVATHRLRDVQRMDEFFPLYKMEHDYLTKQHDPAIWKEDILSAPTYLDYTSHHLSELVRLRFIPSDWPEQHTAQLLALNGLELAYWASLENSDLRNDFLTDRSLPSKALKQLSKNLKQQRIRKSWLVNMSGQELITTFYFVKNGDQLAQDDMDRDRWKAAEHLMQTIGELTPGQNESFAHFMVNFAKIFTAMAKDTPSDHFMIDLKEGTVESL; translated from the coding sequence TTGGGGTCAAATCAAGCTTTCGGCCAGAAAAACGACGATACGAAGATCGCTTTTCTGGCCGATGTGCATTTACAGGATGTCTACGCTGATTTAGGTAAGGGAGAATTTAAGGGGATCTATCATCCCCAAACGGACAAATATGCCACCATCCGAACGATGAAAGCGCAGATCAACTCTACCAGACTTTTTAATGAAAACTATTTTGCGTTCCATGAAGCACTGAAGAAAGTGGTCGCACAAGGTATAAAAATAGTCGTATTGCCGGGGGATTTCAGCGATGATGGCCAACCGATGAACCTAAAAGCACTAAACAGCATTCTTTCCGAGTTTAGTGAAGCATACGGCCTACGTTTTTACCTTACCACGGGAAATCACGATCCCGTCACCGCTACAAGGAGCCCTGGCGGTAAATATGATTTTATGGGACCTGGAGGCAAACCACAAGCATTGGTCAGTGATACTAGCTACCTAAGACACCGCCTTCCAGCAGACTTGCCCGTGGCTTTTTCGGATCAAATTGCCTATGGTGGTTATCTGGACGTTTTGGAAGAGCTGGGAGCCTTTGGCTTTTATCCTTCAGAGGAAGACGTTTTTTGGACGCATCCATTCGAAGCACTGGACTATGAAGCCTATAGTTTCCAAAAAGCCGAAAAAAATGCAGTATTGGCCAATCGGTACTTTGATGCCTCTGCTGCTGACTCCCTTCCGGATCTCAGTTATTTGGTCGAACCTGTCGAAGGAATTTGGCTACTGGGCATCGACGCCAACGTTTATTTTCCTGCGGGAGGAACGGGGATTTTTAAAGGATCAAGTGTAGGCTTTAACTTGGCAAAAGACCATAAAAGCCACCAATTGCAGTGGATCAATGAGATCGCCACAGAGGCTGAAGAAAGAGGGAAAACTTTGATTTCGTTTAGTCATTACCCGCTTGTCGAATTCAATGATGGCAGCGATGACTTGTTAAAAAAGACTTTTGGTCCGAATAAATTCCAATTGGCACGTAGTCCGCTGCCTTCCATCTCTACCGCCTACGCCGATGCAGGCATCAAAGTACACGTGGCCGGACATATGCACATCAATGACACCGGCATCTTTACGTCTGAAAACGACAACACCTTGGTCAATGTCCAAGTGCCTTCCTTAGCGGCCTATCCACCTGCTTTTAAAGTATTGACTTTTGGTCAACCCGGTAAAATAGAAGTGGCGACCCACCGTCTCCGAGACGTCCAAAGAATGGATGAGTTCTTCCCGCTGTATAAAATGGAACACGACTATTTGACGAAACAACATGATCCTGCTATCTGGAAAGAGGACATTCTTAGCGCTCCTACTTACCTGGATTACACCAGCCATCATCTAAGTGAACTGGTCAGGCTGCGGTTTATTCCCAGTGACTGGCCCGAACAGCACACAGCGCAATTGTTAGCACTTAATGGATTGGAATTGGCATATTGGGCCAGCCTTGAAAACAGTGATCTTCGAAATGATTTTTTGACCGATAGGTCGCTCCCTTCCAAAGCCCTAAAGCAGCTCTCAAAAAACCTCAAACAACAAAGGATCCGAAAATCATGGTTGGTTAATATGAGTGGACAGGAGCTGATCACCACTTTTTATTTTGTCAAGAACGGAGACCAATTGGCACAAGATGATATGGATAGGGACAGATGGAAAGCTGCGGAACATTTGATGCAGACCATAGGGGAATTGACTCCAGGTCAAAACGAGTCCTTTGCACACTTCATGGTCAATTTTGCCAAGATCTTTACCGCCATGGCCAAGGATACCCCATCAGACCATTTTATGATCGACCTAAAGGAAGGGACGGTAGAAAGTCTTTAG
- a CDS encoding LacI family DNA-binding transcriptional regulator, translated as MKKRPSTITDIAKALNIAASTVSRALHDSPSISKETKQAVIKMAKQMDYQPNMLAVSLLSKRTKTIGVIVPEITSYFFSTVISGVQDMVNEAGYKLVICQSNESFEEEQKLIETLALNRVDGFLISPASKTMKFPHLERLRSSGVPVVVFDRDCPGFDADRVLVDDFDGAFQAVEYLIKTGCRRIAHIAGPKNLTTCQHRMDGYTKALQKHQMAVDESLVQWVEGFTSEDGEEAAKKLLENPVRPDAIFAINDAVAIGAMSIIREMGLTIPADISIVGFDDEPYSKYFHPSLTSVWQPVYGLGMLSSKILMNHLASDLDVTQYRYELLKPELIIRNSSKPLP; from the coding sequence ATGAAAAAAAGACCCAGCACCATAACCGACATTGCCAAGGCATTGAATATCGCCGCCTCCACCGTTTCCCGGGCTTTGCACGATAGTCCGTCCATCAGCAAGGAAACCAAGCAAGCGGTAATCAAAATGGCCAAGCAAATGGATTATCAACCCAATATGCTTGCCGTTAGCCTCTTGAGCAAAAGGACCAAGACCATTGGAGTGATCGTCCCAGAGATTACCAGTTATTTTTTCTCCACGGTCATCAGTGGTGTGCAGGATATGGTCAATGAAGCAGGCTACAAGCTGGTGATCTGCCAATCCAATGAGTCCTTCGAAGAGGAACAAAAGCTGATCGAAACACTCGCCCTGAACAGGGTAGATGGTTTTCTGATTTCCCCGGCTTCCAAAACCATGAAATTTCCCCATCTAGAGCGCTTACGGTCATCTGGTGTCCCCGTGGTGGTTTTTGATAGGGATTGTCCTGGATTCGATGCGGACAGGGTGCTGGTGGATGACTTTGATGGGGCCTTTCAGGCGGTGGAGTACCTGATCAAAACGGGATGCCGACGTATTGCCCACATTGCAGGCCCCAAAAACCTGACTACCTGTCAACACCGAATGGACGGCTATACCAAAGCCCTTCAGAAGCACCAAATGGCTGTGGATGAAAGTTTGGTCCAATGGGTAGAGGGCTTTACCTCGGAAGATGGGGAAGAGGCTGCCAAGAAGTTACTGGAAAACCCAGTACGACCAGATGCTATCTTTGCCATCAATGATGCGGTGGCCATAGGAGCGATGTCCATCATCAGGGAAATGGGTTTGACTATTCCTGCGGATATTTCCATTGTGGGATTTGACGATGAACCTTATAGTAAATATTTCCACCCATCGCTGACCTCTGTGTGGCAACCCGTTTATGGACTGGGCATGCTTTCCTCCAAGATTTTGATGAATCATTTGGCATCAGACCTTGATGTGACCCAATACCGGTACGAGCTGCTAAAACCGGAATTGATCATTAGAAATTCTTCTAAGCCATTACCCTGA
- a CDS encoding SRPBCC family protein, with protein MTSIEHLNPIKAPKEIVYQALISQEGLGKVWTPKLSVRPEVGAINEFDFDEGYITKMKVLELSENERVLWECVDSDEEWIGTKISFELIEKDGITDVVLKHYDWRELTDFYRFCNYHWAMFLKRLKDYCEGK; from the coding sequence ATGACCAGTATAGAACACCTGAACCCCATCAAAGCCCCCAAAGAAATAGTCTATCAGGCGCTGATCTCCCAAGAGGGACTAGGCAAAGTATGGACTCCAAAACTGTCCGTGCGCCCAGAGGTGGGTGCCATTAATGAATTTGATTTTGATGAAGGCTACATCACCAAAATGAAGGTCTTGGAGCTGAGTGAGAATGAAAGGGTGCTTTGGGAATGCGTGGATTCGGATGAAGAGTGGATCGGTACCAAGATCAGTTTTGAGCTCATCGAAAAAGATGGGATTACCGATGTGGTGTTAAAGCACTATGACTGGCGGGAATTGACAGATTTTTACAGGTTCTGCAATTACCACTGGGCAATGTTTTTAAAACGGCTGAAGGACTATTGTGAAGGCAAGTAA
- a CDS encoding fibrobacter succinogenes major paralogous domain-containing protein, with amino-acid sequence MKSLIFLSSFLLLLMGSCVQENHEKPQMGMLTISDIVLQDFGNYALNSRMSEVSEWKHIFPESATLLITNKATGQEYTLEYNPNDFTESYQIQLPFGKYIVYSEVEGRELEAFLPFVVTGEFALDNTSLDISLQANTEYGLVTVAKSPLILGAELGGDYGLFDLKDSPFLYSYSKERQTRLIISLVDNEFYKEIGKGLTIDAYNHYHFYLKETESQGMVNFIELAIGPFEYHEEYFDVGEKPLLTVTDEGGRTYDVVKIGDQYWMAENLMSTTFCNGDELESMSWGVIPPYYASSVLSESRNICPCDWHIPTDEDWQTLESYLGLPDNELYALNTERGRGTSTGYILHSDYIGLALEYSGYMNWDQRFQTGQAGYFWSASFDEMGAVDSLLVRNIDGGSGIWRSSVESSYAVPIRCVKD; translated from the coding sequence ATGAAAAGTCTAATATTTCTTTCTTCTTTTCTTCTGCTCTTAATGGGCAGTTGTGTCCAAGAGAACCACGAAAAGCCTCAAATGGGGATGTTAACCATATCCGATATTGTTTTACAGGATTTTGGAAATTATGCACTCAATAGCCGGATGTCCGAAGTATCGGAATGGAAACATATCTTCCCAGAATCGGCCACATTGCTCATTACCAACAAAGCCACTGGTCAGGAATATACCCTCGAATACAATCCAAATGATTTCACCGAGTCCTATCAGATACAATTACCCTTTGGGAAATATATCGTGTATTCAGAAGTGGAAGGCAGGGAACTAGAAGCCTTCCTGCCTTTTGTAGTCACTGGAGAATTTGCCCTGGACAATACCAGCTTAGATATCAGTCTCCAAGCCAACACTGAATATGGATTGGTAACAGTGGCAAAGTCACCTCTCATCCTTGGGGCTGAATTAGGAGGGGATTATGGTCTATTTGATCTAAAGGACAGCCCATTTCTATATAGCTATTCTAAAGAAAGACAAACAAGACTTATAATCTCTTTGGTTGATAACGAATTTTACAAGGAAATTGGAAAAGGCCTGACCATTGACGCCTATAACCATTACCACTTTTACCTTAAAGAAACAGAAAGTCAAGGAATGGTAAACTTCATTGAACTGGCCATTGGGCCGTTTGAATATCATGAGGAGTACTTCGATGTGGGAGAAAAACCATTGCTAACAGTGACGGATGAGGGAGGCAGAACCTATGATGTGGTCAAAATCGGCGATCAGTATTGGATGGCAGAAAACCTTATGTCTACTACTTTTTGTAATGGAGATGAACTCGAATCGATGTCCTGGGGTGTGATTCCTCCCTATTATGCTTCTTCTGTACTTTCTGAATCCAGAAATATCTGTCCGTGCGATTGGCATATTCCAACAGATGAAGATTGGCAAACCTTGGAATCCTATCTAGGCTTACCCGATAATGAACTTTATGCACTTAACACCGAAAGAGGCCGCGGAACCAGCACCGGATACATTTTACACAGTGATTATATTGGCCTCGCGCTTGAATATTCAGGATATATGAATTGGGACCAAAGATTCCAAACAGGTCAGGCAGGCTATTTCTGGAGTGCCTCATTCGATGAAATGGGCGCAGTCGATAGCTTATTGGTCAGAAATATTGATGGTGGATCAGGAATTTGGAGAAGTTCCGTGGAATCATCGTATGCGGTGCCTATTAGATGCGTAAAAGATTGA